The genomic region CACTAACGGTTCGGTATGCCCGCTCCGCCCGTGCAGACACGGAGTCCCTAGCGCGACTGCCGGTGTGTGTTCAGGGCGGTGAATCGACGGATTCCACACCAGCACGCCATGTTGCACTCGGCGATGTCGCGAGCATTGAGATCGCCGAAGGCCCGGCCACGATCAAGAGCGAGAACGGCCTACTCCGCAACTACGTTCGATTGAATGTGCGCGGACGCAATCTCGGTGAGTTTCTTACGGAGGCGCGCGCCGCAGCCGACACCGTGACGCTCCCTTCCGGCACTCATCTGGAATGGACCGGCCGTTATGAACATGAACTTCGCGCCGTTCACTTGTTAGCCTGGCTCGGCCCGCTGGTCTTGGCGGCAATTTTCGGGTTGCTCTACTGGACTTATCGCGATTGGGCCGACGCGCTCGTGATTCTGCTCGCGGCCCCAGGTGCGTTGGCTGGCGGCGTCCTGTTTCAGTGGCTCTTCGGCTACGAATTCTCAGTCACCGTCTGGATTGGCTACATCGCGTGTTTCGGCATGGCCACAGCCACCGCCGCGATCATGCTGGTCTACCTTCGTGAAGCAGTCGAGCGCGCCGGCGGGTTGGAACACATGACGTTGGCTCAACTCCGCGAAGCCGTATTGCAAGGCGCTGTACATCGTCTGCGCCCGAAGTTGCTCACCGAAGGCACGACAATCCTCGGTCTCGCGCCGCTGCTGTGGGCTGTCGGCCCGGGCGCGGATGTGATCCGTCCCATGGTCGCACCGGTGCTCGGGGGAATCCTGGTGGCCGATGAAGTCATTGACCTGTTCCTGCCCGTGCTGTTCTATCACATCCGCCGTGTTCGCTGGAAACGCTTGCACGCCCTGGCGACAACAGACGCCCCCACAAAGTCGATCAGCGCGAGGTCAGATTCGGAGCTAGTATTGATATCGACGGAGGACGTCCCATGAACAGATTTGTTGCATGCCGCCAGTTGCTCGCCGTGAGTTTGCTTGTCTTCCTCGGTGGGTGCGGCGGCGCGAGTGAAGCCGATTACATTCCCGAAACCGAAGCGGCGCGACAATCACTTGTCGCGGCACTCGACGCCTGGAAGGCCGGCCAGAAACCGGACCCGATTCACGTCGGCGAAATCGAAGTCCGCATCGAAGACTCCATTTGGAGAAAAGGCGCCAAGCTCCGCGCCTACGAAATTGTCGCCGAGCCCGCTGTGGAAGGTCCGCGCAAGTTCAGCGTCAAGCTGACGCTCGATCGGCCCCCCGCGCCTCAGACGGTCGACTATTACGTCGTTGGCAAGGCCCCGTACTGGGTATTTCGCGACGCCGACTACAACCGTTCCAACGGCATGTGACCTATTGCTGACGAGCCCGAGCGGCATCACGCTCGATCCAAGTAGCCCCAGTACGCTCTGGATTGTCAATAGCGCGACTACCAAGTCTTCCCCTACCTCGGCGTTACATCGCGCACATGCGGCAGCCAAGCAGCAGCGATTGCAGTCAACCTTGGCCCTTGCAACAGCGACCTGCAAGGTATGGTCGGCGCTCGTGAGCCAAGAATTGCTCACACTCGACGAACAACCAGCAAGAGCATCGACGGCCCGGTCGCTCGCCGCCGATCACGTTTTCGATGCGCTGTTCGGCTCCTTGGAAACCCCAGCCCCGAAGCGCGCCCGACGGATGGCGAACGTCATGTAGCCTGCCATTTACGCCAAGCCGCTGGCCCAGCAAATCGCCGGGTCAGCGGCTTTTCTTGTTGCCCGGGCCCGAAGTTCGCCGCACTGGCGAAGCGGTCGATTGTAGTACAATACAGGACAGCCGACCTCCGCATCCATCGAATCCCGAATCGATTTCGCAACGAGTTCATTCTCGTATGATGTCCTGCCGCGCAATCAAGACGATGAAACAGAATTGTGTTAGCGTTGCCTCGTTGATGTTCCTCGGGCTGCTTGCGCTCCCGATGCAAGGTGGCGAACCTCCAAATGCCGCGGCCTCCCACGCCGCGCACGAACCGAAGCCGATCCAGCCGGCGCGGTCGATTGGCACCGGACTGTTGCTGGAACCGCCGCTCGATCTTTCCTGGTTCACGCGCGAGAAGTTTATCGCCGAGGTCTCGACTGTCGGCGCCGAGAAACTCAACAAGCGCTGGACATCGCCGGTCTTCCAACTGCCGCCGCACGCATGTACGGCAAGTCATGAGAAGGACGGTATTCGCGCGCCGCTCTATTAACTACAATCCCATACCTTCCGGGTGCTCGTCGACTTCGGCTATATGCCTCCGGATGAACGGCTGACGCCGGAAGAGGTTGCCGAGCTTCAGGCGTGGCTGGTCGACGAGAATTAGCATCAATCGCGCTATGCAGCATGGCGTCACTCGACTCGGAAAGCCCAACATGTCTGCATTGAGCGAGAAAGACCTCGCGAGTCTCGCCGCGGCGGTTTCGCAGTTGGAACATCCAAGCTTGGCCGCGAAGTTGGCGGCGGCCGTGGGGATGCCGCTGGAAAAGCTGCTGACTTGGTTGCCGCCCGCTATTCAAAAACAGGTCGACCGCGTCACGGAGGAGGCGCTTACCCGGGCCTTGAACGTG from Planctomycetia bacterium harbors:
- a CDS encoding efflux RND transporter permease subunit → DDVVDASQRVAKAVCKVPGAVNVVADPIRGKAYLEIEVDRDRAAEHGLTIAAVNEVIETALAGRIVGALRDGRISYPLTVRYARSARADTESLARLPVCVQGGESTDSTPARHVALGDVASIEIAEGPATIKSENGLLRNYVRLNVRGRNLGEFLTEARAAADTVTLPSGTHLEWTGRYEHELRAVHLLAWLGPLVLAAIFGLLYWTYRDWADALVILLAAPGALAGGVLFQWLFGYEFSVTVWIGYIACFGMATATAAIMLVYLREAVERAGGLEHMTLAQLREAVLQGAVHRLRPKLLTEGTTILGLAPLLWAVGPGADVIRPMVAPVLGGILVADEVIDLFLPVLFYHIRRVRWKRLHALATTDAPTKSISARSDSELVLISTEDVP